The Drosophila innubila isolate TH190305 chromosome 3R unlocalized genomic scaffold, UK_Dinn_1.0 2_E_3R, whole genome shotgun sequence genome has a segment encoding these proteins:
- the LOC117791079 gene encoding bolA-like protein DDB_G0274169: MFSLTFRQTARVSLQKVNQLLGTSGTLISKYSKANMSQEPQYPPIETAMRKALTTELKPVFLDVSNESPMHNTPKQAESHFRVLVVSEKFNDLTLIKRHRLVNDTIKNALQAAGFEFMHALSIETKTPKQWQPEQEPEKSPPCLGGFGK; encoded by the exons atgTTCAGCTTAACTTTTCGTCAAACTGCTAGAGTTTCTTTGCAAAAGGTGAATCAACTGCTGGGAACAAGCGGCACATTGATTAGTAAATATTCCAAGGCAAACATGTCGCAGGAGCCACAATATCCACCGATAGAAACGGCCATGAGGAAAGCGTTAACAACAGAGTTAAAGCCGGTCTTTTTGGACGTTTCCAACGAGTCGCCAATGCACAATACTCCCAAACAGGCTGAATCCCACTTTCGAGTGCTAGTTGTATCTGAGAAATTCAATGACTTAACGCTAATAAAG CGTCATCGACTGGTTAATGACACCATAAAGAATGCTCTGCAGGCGGCTGGCTTTGAATTCATGCACGCACTTTCCATTGAAACGAAAACTCCGAAGCAATGGCAGCCCGAACAGGAGCCGGAGAAAAGTCCCCCGTGTCTAGGTGgatttggaaaataa
- the LOC117791078 gene encoding protoporphyrinogen oxidase, translating to MTTAVLGGGISGLSAGYYLLRRFGNPLTIYEASPRVGGWIRSEWHKDRGFLFESGPRTIRPKGIPGANTLELVEELKLPIKPIPRTHVAARNRMLYAKGQICMLPNSPKGLFGTVPPFSKPLYRPLIHDLTTGGTLAKNEDESIYSFAERRFGKEIADYAISPMICGICAGDAREISVRFLMETLFEQEQKYGGVLKGVLYSRFKDKVDESKVGLFAQGEPKLYTQARQEKWAMYGLADGLEQLPRTLRKYLGEHNVNVQLSSKCQNLSFNSDGARMSIRDADVPVSHVVSSLPAYQLAQLVKTQHPSLSGQLLNIPYVDVVVINMQYDGNQLLKHNGFGLLVPPVEQLPVLGVIFDSCCFDMAGNTVITVMMGGRWFDKWFGHQPSQKELRDVAQRYVHQILNIKEEPKFSRVHTLHKCIPQYTVGHKRRVESIRDYIRSYKLPLSLCGAAFDGVGINDVILSARRQVELLPLPGH from the coding sequence ATGACAACAGCCGTTCTTGGCGGCGGTATCAGTGGCTTATCAGCTGGTTATTATCTTCTGCGCCGATTTGGCAATCCGTTGACAATCTATGAGGCATCACCTCGCGTCGGCGGCTGGATACGTTCGGAATGGCACAAGGATCGTGGTTTTCTGTTTGAGAGTGGGCCGAGGACGATACGCCCTAAAGGCATACCGGGTGCCAATACCCTGGAGCTAGTGGAAGAGCTGAAACTGCCAATTAAACCGATACCCCGCACCCATGTGGCAGCGAGGAACCGCATGCTCTACGCCAAGGGTCAGATCTGTATGCTGCCGAACAGTCCCAAGGGCTTATTTGGCACGGTGCCTCCGTTTTCAAAGCCACTGTACAGACCACTTATCCATGATCTGACCACAGGTGGCACACTGGCCAAAAACGAGGACGAATCCATTTACAGCTTCGCAGAGCGTCGATTTGGAAAGGAAATTGCCGACTATGCCATCAGTCCCATGATCTGTGGCATTTGTGCCGGCGATGCACGCGAGATTAGTGTGCGATTCCTAATGGAGACACTCTTCGAGCAGGAGCAAAAGTATGGAGGCGTGCTAAAGGGTGTGCTATACTCCCGCTTCAAGGATAAAGTGGATGAGAGCAAAGTGGGTCTGTTTGCCCAAGGCGAGCCCAAGCTATACACGCAGGCACGTCAAGAAAAGTGGGCCATGTATGGCCTGGCCGATGGACTGGAGCAACTGCCTCGCACGTTACGCAAATATCTGGGTGAACATAACGTTAACGTGCAACTGAGCAGCAAGTGCCAGAATTTGAGCTTTAATAGCGACGGTGCTCGGATGAGCATACGTGATGCCGATGTGCCTGTATCCCATGTGGTCAGTTCTCTGCCAGCTTACCAATTGGCACAGCTGGTCAAGACGCAGCATCCATCGCTTTCCGGTCAACTGCTAAATATACCTTACGTCGATGTCGTTGTGATCAACATGCAATACGATGGCAACCAGTTGTTAAAACATAATGGCTTTGGATTGCTGGTGCCACCCGTGGAGCAACTGCCCGTGCTGGGTGTGATCTTCGATAGCTGCTGCTTTGACATGGCTGGCAACACGGTCATTACCGTGATGATGGGTGGTCGCTGGTTCGACAAGTGGTTTGGTCACCAGCCAAGCCAGAAAGAGCTACGGGATGTTGCCCAGCGATACGTGCACCAGATACTGAACATTAAGGAGGAGCCCAAGTTCAGCCGAGTGCACACGCTACACAAGTGCATTCCCCAGTATACAGTGGGTCACAAGAGACGTGTGGAGAGCATTAGGGATTACATTAGGAGCTACAAGCTGCCATTGTCGTTGTGTGGCGCTGCCTTTGACGGCGTTGGCATTAACGATGTCATACTGTCTGCCCGCCGACAGGTAGAGCTGTTGCCCCTGCCAGGACACTGA